In the genome of Saprospira sp. CCB-QB6, one region contains:
- the rpmF gene encoding 50S ribosomal protein L32 — MAHPKSRISKQRKRKRRTHYKIEAPNVIDCQNCGAPKLPHHVCGECGFYRGRLMVAPKVKEVAAPAVDFGNEGLDD; from the coding sequence ATGGCACATCCTAAGAGTAGAATATCAAAACAGCGTAAGCGTAAGCGTCGTACCCACTATAAAATCGAGGCTCCTAACGTAATCGACTGCCAAAACTGTGGCGCTCCTAAATTGCCTCACCACGTTTGTGGCGAGTGTGGTTTTTACCGTGGCCGCCTTATGGTAGCTCCTAAGGTTAAAGAAGTAGCTGCTCCCGCAGTAGACTTTGGCAATGAAGG